A single region of the Anomaloglossus baeobatrachus isolate aAnoBae1 chromosome 2, aAnoBae1.hap1, whole genome shotgun sequence genome encodes:
- the EVA1B gene encoding protein eva-1 homolog B encodes METHKKEMEFLSNSIAAYAYIREKPESFGLYFVLGVCFGLILTLCMLVIRISCKPRTPSLPPKPKKTPPKDCIKEPLSVTGDEEDPDSDDNEDTFILTPVTDTSLGSQPPMDGTMTVNVFTSAEELERAQRLEERERIIREIWRNGQPDILGTGTGTIGRVHYY; translated from the exons ATGGAGACTCACAAGAAGGAGATGGAGTTCCTGAGTAACAGCATAGCAGCGTATGCTTACATTAGAG AAAAACCTGAATCATTTGGGCTTTACTTTGTTCTTGGAGTTTGTTTTGGATTAATTTTAACTCTCTGTATGCTGGTCATCCGTATCTCTTGCAAACCAAGGACTCCCAGTCTCCCTCCCAAACCAAAGAAAACGCCTCCAAAAGATTGTATTAAAGAGCCTCTGTCTGTGACAGGAGATGAAGAGGATCCAGATAGCGATGACAATGAGGACACCTTTATTTTGACACCTGTGACGGACACGTCACTAGGAAGCCAGCCGCCTATGGATGGTACAATGACAGTAAATGTATTCACATCAGCAGAAGAACTGGAGAGAGCCCAAAGATTAGAGGAACGTGAGAGGATAATTCGAGAGATATGGCGAAATGGACAGCCTGATATTCTGGGTACAGGAACTGGCACCATAGGTCGTGTACATTACTATTAG